The Bacteroidota bacterium DNA segment TTATTCCCGTCATACCTTTCACCTGCACAGCGGAAGTCCGGTTAATTTGGGAACTATCCCCCAACTGGCCATATATGTTTTGTCCAACACCCCAAACCGTACTGTCATCTTTAAGAAAAAGTGAATGCCTTGATCCGGCCTCAACTTTGTTAATGTTTGTAAGGACACTGACGGGTTTTGGTACAGAGTCATTAACAGTTGTTCCATTGCCCAATTGACCGGATGAATTTAAGCCCCAACTCATAGCGGTTTTGTTTGAGCAAACAGCAAATGAGTGCGAATTACCGGTACCAAAAGGTTGGGCAAAAGAACCCGTGAAACAAATCGCAAAAAATATAAAACCTAAAACAGCGCGATGACCACCAAGCATCTCCTTAAGAGAGCCAGTGAGTTTTTTTTTCGGATATAATTGATAAAAGCTCATAATACGATCGAACTTTTTAACACTTTATAATGGTACTAGGTATTTTTACGTAATAAAATTACAAAGGTTATAAATTACACTTTTTTATGGTCTTCATTTTCAACACCCCCTTTTTTATGCAAAAATTAAACTATTTATACATTGAAGTTGGCAAAAGTTGAATTTTAATAAAAACCCAATGGCACAAGTTTATCGATTATCAATAAAAAGTACCCTTGACTGCAAGGTTAATTTTGGAAGTAAAGTAAAACTATTTGTTGAATTGGCAGTTTTTTTTGATTAAAAATTCCGGTCGGAAAGCCTGAATTAATGATTAGGCCGGATTATAAACTTGGTTATAATGTTATTGATTGTCGCGGTGATAGAACTACGTGAGGGTATATGAGATTTGATGATCGGGTTTAAATTGTAAATTAGTAGTAGTAAAAAGAGAAACTTTAGTGTCTGTGAATTTTTTCGATATTGAACTATAACCCCTAAAAACTATTCATCTATGAAATTAAAAACTTTACTCATCGCGCTGCTCGCACTATTTGTATTACAGAATCGGGCCCAAACTGTAACGGACATTGACGGGAATATTTACAACACGGTAACTATTGGCACCCAGGTTTGGATGAAAGAAAACTTAAAAACAACACATTACCAGAATGGGGATTCGATCGGGTCTACGTATCCGGCTACAAAGAGTGTAACAAGTGAATTTGCTCCGAAGTATCAATGGTTATATAACGGTGCGGACAGCCTTAAAGCATACGGACGTATGTATACCTGGCATGCAGTTTCGGATAGCCGGAATGTTTGTCCTACAGGTTGGCATGCTGCAACCGAAGCCGAGTGGAGAGACCTTGGAATTTATTTGGGTGGTGATTCTATAGCAGGGGCTAAATTGAAAGAAACAGGCACCGGTCATTGGACATCCCCGAACAATGCGACCAACTCAACTGGTTTTTCGGCCCGTCCCGGCGGCATTCGTTTTGGTTATGGAACATTTACCAATATCAATACTTACGGAACCTGGTGGACCTCTTCGGAGTATAGTGCCACTTACGGGTTGTACCGCCTCATGATAAATACCGATAAAACTCTTGGCCGGTACAGCGGACTTAAAAATAACGCCTATTCAGTGAGATGCGTGAGTAACAACCCGGCCACGGGTGTCAATAATTATGATCGTGATG contains these protein-coding regions:
- a CDS encoding T9SS type A sorting domain-containing protein, with the protein product MKLKTLLIALLALFVLQNRAQTVTDIDGNIYNTVTIGTQVWMKENLKTTHYQNGDSIGSTYPATKSVTSEFAPKYQWLYNGADSLKAYGRMYTWHAVSDSRNVCPTGWHAATEAEWRDLGIYLGGDSIAGAKLKETGTGHWTSPNNATNSTGFSARPGGIRFGYGTFTNINTYGTWWTSSEYSATYGLYRLMINTDKTLGRYSGLKNNAYSVRCVSNNPATGVNNYDRDEKISVFPNPASEMIYISGVENTVGTVTIYNLIGELVVQRELGRTSNGIDIAALNRGVYFIQLSTSDRVFKQKFIRQ